Proteins encoded in a region of the Streptomyces liliiviolaceus genome:
- a CDS encoding alpha-glucuronidase family glycosyl hydrolase: MSSGIRRRSILSAAALGTAAGSLALSASTAHASHGSAPSAAALPAEDGYDLWLRYPQVEDAGLLDRYRAALGTLVRQGGGPLQRSAADELARGLTGLLGTRVRPRTTAAAKSALVVGTPTSSALVRELVDPAGLEGLGAEGYVIRAVRKHGRDHVVVAALADRGVLYGAFHLLRLVQTRQPVEHVDLTEFPAAPLRVADHWDNPDGSIERGYAGRSFFDWDELPRLDDRYTDYARALASLGINGAVINNVNTPADYLAEPFLTKLAALAGVLRRYGVTLYVTANFAAPMVLDGLATADPFDAEVRAWWPRKAAEIYDRIEDFGGFLVKANSEGRPGPLDYGRTHADGANLLADAVRPYGGIVMWRAFVHDTDAGWDRQAYADFTPLDGKFAANAVVQIKNGPIDFQVREPAHPLFGSLPRTNSMIELQVTQEYTGHATHLCYLVPQWKEVLDFDTLKAGEGSTVARVVTGRVHAYTHHGFAGVMNFGDDRNWTGSHLAAANTHGYGRLAWDPGLSARELADEWTRMTFGNDPHVVATVSALLLDSWRTYEDYTSPLGTGYLTHPPDGSVTGHLDPSPTTTGQFHKSDRDGIGYDRTATTGNGYTKLYAPATQALYDSLDDCPEELLLFLHHVPYTHRLDNGRTVIQHIYDTHFSGAARVTEMSGRWDGLRRLVDRRRLAEVHHRFAQQLTSADQWRDTLVAYWFELSRVLDEDRSWLQAVVAPADTALLGGERNELPVQVVNATGSGLRTEITLDVPEGWQSGDATTYVDSREDETVKVAVVPPPAPALTTLHARLRSGSVPVLDASLRSLARTVVLPPAARCVHALDAGPASAPVLKDYTRLTPASVWAEGAAFGWVGNTPDATDTGLFDVVRRDYVRDSAPAVLRLKLPAGPCTAHLLTGDPNTLNRTLIVRVDGVEKARTPQLDGREFTWVEIPLGDGPAGREVDVELSAKQGQTWHLSACVVLADA, translated from the coding sequence AGTGGAGGACGCCGGCCTGCTCGACCGCTACCGGGCCGCCCTCGGCACCCTGGTCCGGCAGGGCGGCGGCCCGCTCCAGCGGTCGGCGGCGGACGAGCTGGCCCGCGGACTGACCGGACTGCTCGGCACCCGGGTCAGGCCGCGAACCACCGCCGCGGCGAAAAGCGCGCTCGTGGTCGGCACCCCGACGAGCTCCGCCCTCGTCCGCGAACTCGTCGACCCGGCCGGCCTGGAGGGGCTGGGCGCCGAGGGATACGTCATCCGCGCGGTGCGCAAGCACGGCAGGGACCACGTCGTGGTGGCGGCGCTCGCCGACCGCGGCGTGCTCTACGGCGCCTTCCACCTCCTGAGACTCGTACAGACCCGGCAGCCGGTGGAGCACGTCGACCTCACGGAGTTCCCCGCCGCGCCGCTGCGCGTCGCCGACCACTGGGACAACCCGGACGGTTCCATCGAACGCGGCTACGCGGGCCGGTCCTTCTTCGACTGGGACGAACTGCCGCGCCTCGACGACAGATACACGGACTACGCACGCGCCCTGGCCTCGCTCGGCATCAACGGAGCGGTGATCAACAACGTCAACACCCCCGCCGACTACCTCGCCGAGCCGTTCCTGACCAAACTCGCCGCACTGGCCGGCGTGCTGCGCCGCTACGGAGTGACCCTGTACGTCACCGCGAACTTCGCCGCCCCCATGGTGCTCGACGGACTGGCCACCGCGGACCCCTTCGACGCGGAGGTGCGCGCGTGGTGGCCGAGGAAGGCCGCGGAGATCTACGACAGGATCGAGGACTTCGGCGGCTTCCTGGTGAAGGCCAACTCCGAGGGCCGCCCGGGGCCGCTGGACTACGGCCGCACCCACGCCGACGGCGCCAACCTGCTGGCGGACGCGGTGAGGCCGTACGGCGGGATCGTGATGTGGCGGGCGTTCGTGCACGACACCGACGCGGGCTGGGACCGGCAGGCCTACGCCGACTTCACTCCCCTGGACGGGAAGTTCGCGGCGAACGCCGTCGTGCAGATCAAGAACGGGCCGATCGACTTCCAGGTCCGCGAACCGGCCCACCCCCTGTTCGGCTCGCTGCCGCGCACCAACTCGATGATCGAGCTCCAGGTGACACAGGAGTACACGGGGCACGCCACCCATCTCTGCTACCTGGTCCCGCAGTGGAAGGAGGTCCTGGACTTCGACACGCTCAAGGCCGGCGAGGGCAGCACCGTGGCCCGTGTCGTGACCGGCCGCGTCCACGCGTACACGCACCACGGATTCGCCGGCGTGATGAACTTCGGCGACGACCGCAACTGGACCGGATCCCACCTGGCCGCCGCCAACACCCACGGCTACGGACGGCTGGCATGGGACCCGGGGCTGTCCGCGCGGGAACTGGCCGACGAATGGACCAGGATGACGTTCGGCAACGACCCCCACGTCGTCGCCACCGTCTCCGCCCTGCTGCTCGACTCCTGGCGCACCTACGAGGACTACACCTCGCCGCTGGGCACCGGCTACCTCACCCATCCGCCGGACGGCTCGGTGACCGGGCATCTCGACCCCAGCCCGACCACGACCGGCCAGTTCCACAAGTCGGACCGCGACGGCATCGGCTACGACCGTACCGCCACCACCGGAAACGGCTACACCAAGCTGTACGCCCCGGCGACGCAGGCGCTCTACGACTCGCTGGACGACTGCCCGGAGGAACTGCTCCTCTTCCTGCACCACGTCCCGTACACCCACCGGCTGGACAACGGCAGGACCGTGATCCAGCACATCTACGACACGCACTTCTCCGGCGCGGCCCGCGTGACGGAGATGAGCGGCCGGTGGGACGGGCTGCGCCGGCTCGTGGACCGCCGCCGCCTCGCCGAAGTGCACCACCGGTTCGCGCAGCAGCTGACCAGCGCGGACCAGTGGCGGGACACCCTGGTCGCCTACTGGTTCGAACTGAGCCGCGTCCTCGACGAGGACCGGAGCTGGCTCCAGGCGGTCGTGGCCCCGGCCGACACGGCCCTGCTGGGCGGGGAACGCAACGAGCTGCCGGTGCAGGTCGTCAACGCCACGGGCTCCGGGCTGCGCACCGAGATCACGCTGGACGTTCCCGAGGGCTGGCAGTCCGGGGACGCCACCACCTACGTCGACTCGCGCGAGGACGAGACGGTGAAGGTGGCCGTCGTCCCGCCGCCCGCTCCCGCGCTCACCACCCTGCACGCACGCCTGCGCTCCGGCTCCGTGCCCGTGCTCGACGCCTCGCTGCGCAGTCTGGCCAGGACCGTCGTCCTGCCTCCGGCCGCCCGCTGCGTGCACGCGCTGGACGCCGGGCCCGCCTCGGCGCCGGTACTGAAGGACTACACCCGGCTCACCCCCGCCAGTGTCTGGGCCGAGGGAGCGGCCTTCGGCTGGGTGGGCAACACACCCGACGCCACGGACACGGGCCTGTTCGACGTCGTCCGCCGGGACTACGTACGCGACAGCGCCCCGGCCGTGCTCCGGCTGAAGCTGCCCGCGGGCCCCTGCACCGCCCACCTGCTCACCGGTGATCCGAACACGCTCAACAGGACACTGATCGTCCGCGTGGACGGAGTGGAGAAGGCCCGCACCCCACAGCTCGACGGCCGGGAGTTCACCTGGGTCGAGATCCCGCTCGGCGACGGACCCGCAGGCCGCGAGGTGGACGTGGAGCTCTCCGCGAAGCAGGGCCAGACCTGGCATCTGAGCGCCTGCGTGGTCCTGGCCGACGCATAG